A genomic segment from Microbacterium sp. SORGH_AS_0428 encodes:
- a CDS encoding YafY family protein produces MRRAERLHAISEMLRRSGTRGCTASWLASEFEVSERTIKRDLDALERSGAPLWSRPGPGGGYGMLAGSSLPPVTLSPAQAVALMSAVAAASDAPFSDLAAAGIRKIVDVLDPVTRARATDLAGRVWVDRPPRPSRATRSAIEEAMAEQRVVRFRYTAGDGATTTRDVEPILFASRDGRWYLVGWCLLRGAVRWFTISQIENARVTRMPCTGHRIAEVGEPPATASPVHA; encoded by the coding sequence ATGAGGCGGGCTGAGAGGCTCCATGCCATCTCAGAGATGCTGCGGCGAAGCGGAACGCGCGGCTGCACGGCGTCCTGGCTGGCGAGCGAGTTCGAGGTCTCGGAGCGCACGATCAAGCGGGATCTCGATGCGCTGGAGCGTAGCGGCGCCCCGCTCTGGTCGCGCCCGGGACCCGGTGGCGGCTACGGGATGCTCGCGGGGAGCTCGTTGCCGCCCGTGACGTTGTCGCCGGCGCAGGCGGTGGCGTTGATGTCGGCTGTCGCCGCCGCATCCGATGCTCCGTTCTCCGACCTGGCGGCGGCAGGCATCCGCAAGATCGTCGACGTGCTGGACCCGGTGACACGCGCGCGAGCCACCGACCTGGCAGGCCGCGTCTGGGTCGACCGACCGCCGCGACCCTCTCGGGCCACCCGATCTGCGATCGAGGAGGCGATGGCTGAGCAGCGAGTCGTGCGTTTTCGCTACACGGCCGGAGACGGTGCGACGACGACGCGTGATGTCGAACCGATCCTCTTCGCGTCGCGCGACGGCCGGTGGTATCTCGTCGGGTGGTGTCTTCTGCGCGGTGCGGTGCGGTGGTTCACGATCTCGCAGATCGAGAACGCGCGCGTGACGCGGATGCCGTGCACCGGCCATCGCATCGCCGAGGTGGGCGAACCTCCGGCGACCGCGAGCCCGGTGCATGCGTGA
- a CDS encoding alpha/beta hydrolase family protein, which translates to MTKEIHTPVLLVAGHWLGAWAWDDVLSHLRAAGIRPTALTLPGLDDADPDRLQRTLEDQTRAIADALTHLDAPAVIVAHSGANAPVTLVLDRYPELVQRVIWVDSGPIGDGSVFAPDLPLTQRELPLPPFERLAQQASLAGLTPGILDEFRARALSEPAGVLTAPASLRNPARHGVPTTMVCCSISSAQVRGLLSAGHPMFAAVGEVTDAEWVDLPTGHWPMWSRPRELAEIITAASLRRNG; encoded by the coding sequence ATGACCAAAGAGATTCACACCCCCGTCCTCCTCGTCGCGGGCCACTGGCTGGGCGCGTGGGCCTGGGACGACGTCCTGAGCCACCTGCGCGCGGCCGGCATCCGCCCGACCGCCCTGACCCTCCCCGGACTCGACGACGCCGACCCGGATCGCCTGCAGCGGACTCTGGAGGACCAGACCCGTGCGATCGCCGACGCACTCACCCACCTGGACGCACCCGCCGTGATCGTCGCTCACAGCGGGGCGAACGCCCCCGTCACCCTCGTTCTCGACCGATACCCGGAGCTCGTGCAGCGTGTGATCTGGGTCGATTCGGGGCCGATCGGCGACGGCAGCGTCTTCGCACCGGATCTTCCCCTGACGCAGCGGGAGCTCCCATTGCCTCCCTTCGAGCGGCTCGCGCAGCAGGCGAGTCTGGCGGGACTCACTCCGGGGATCCTGGACGAGTTCCGCGCGAGAGCGCTGTCAGAGCCGGCGGGCGTGCTCACCGCTCCGGCGTCGCTTCGGAATCCCGCGCGTCACGGCGTGCCGACGACGATGGTGTGCTGCTCCATCTCGTCCGCGCAGGTGCGGGGGCTCCTCAGCGCCGGGCACCCGATGTTCGCCGCCGTGGGCGAGGTGACGGATGCGGAGTGGGTCGACCTTCCCACCGGGCACTGGCCGATGTGGAGCCGGCCGCGCGAACTGGCGGAGATCATCACCGCGGCCTCCCTGCGCCGCAACGGGTGA
- a CDS encoding SRPBCC domain-containing protein: MSAPRDSVSVAHVVAATPDVVWRALTVDRATWWPDLRFDAVVGAPVLETWIEAGQQRQAHGVVTRCTEPELLAFRWREDGWSASLEVTFRLEAHDSATSVTITETGFRHAGVPSTLANEHEEGWSFHLTQLARACGGE, encoded by the coding sequence GTGAGTGCTCCGCGGGACTCGGTCTCCGTCGCACACGTCGTCGCGGCCACGCCGGACGTCGTCTGGCGCGCACTCACCGTCGATCGGGCGACGTGGTGGCCGGATCTACGCTTCGACGCCGTGGTCGGCGCGCCGGTCCTCGAGACCTGGATCGAGGCGGGGCAGCAACGGCAGGCTCACGGGGTCGTCACTCGATGCACTGAGCCGGAGCTTCTCGCGTTCCGCTGGCGAGAGGACGGATGGTCGGCGTCGCTCGAGGTGACGTTCCGACTGGAGGCGCATGACTCGGCGACCTCCGTCACGATCACGGAGACGGGCTTTCGCCACGCAGGTGTGCCGTCGACGCTCGCAAATGAGCACGAGGAGGGGTGGAGCTTCCACCTCACGCAGCTGGCGCGGGCGTGCGGCGGCGAGTGA